One segment of Vagococcus martis DNA contains the following:
- a CDS encoding SpaA isopeptide-forming pilin-related protein, with product MKKIKEKQFGFWMTLILLIPYFIQPVVAVAEGVDKTVKETSTNLVDFTFQSASDKPSLSSLKINIDKESTESEELLIKSSEPLKKVSVIEEQKEVTTQIVDSGFNLTLSGQTTSLMDFQLEPVNENVESWTITLPDGATKEIHQEIEKNNTSAGNLNDVKEETTDLGKTINQAKKTRELREPGNIESLINELNHGKSLVESVSITLDDKQPLPSEGIRADQPLRLAIKWAIPEEVAQEMVAGDYYEFYLPEQLQVTPRSGELKGQEGIVFGNYTLTSDGKVRFDFNDEISQHGFIEGEFIHNQQLKEITKPGKVEIRLPHQESLPPIEVMVKSNIDSVIEKSGRPDKTWGANFINWDIDINKSMSSLVKPEVQDILPKGLTKESIQIVPLDVDIDGNVLGEKELTLTENVDYKVEGDKVIFLKDINEAYRIKLKTKISLEKKKEENGRPEFTNKATLIFDGKTKEAEATVSADYHENLTKTGPKEVGDGGQLYSWGVRANYLENKLAKGTTIKDRFKISKDAGYGMSVVSDSIEVHKVTFDEDGNESLGDVLDKSFYTVVDKGSEGFDIELTSEIDYALYISYQTKVTGYVSGAEELANDVSIDDYTASSGGSVSNQNLSKWSTGVNYEDKTLDWQLDVNRAKYTMKNYVLTDELSPGQTLIEDSVEIREVGGTDPVVNKDYKIEVNGQEFKIIFLGQLAEKTDKYYQIYYKTAFDLSKVDKGHQKEDDNIFWNESSHEWTDESGKKQQADTGEIHADLQDNFKFNGSKHVTYNMKEKSYDWMIDVNLNRHMLVNSTIEDVIEGQHELIDDSLKIYELKVYSNSTTAKEIDVTSSVDHKIISEGKNKRIQINLPKDSTKAYRVEYQTTHKGLLVTKGGVKNKAVFENDKIKHELSASIKPPFAGKTIEKTGEVNPENGNEILWDATINPSQSHLENVVITDKPSSNQILDKKSIKLYSTTVSNPYNDGTIDKDKELVQGKDFDVDIKTNDVTGEQILTVKLIGELATIDTSYILRYATSLNNTTDASQVYVFNNIKLTADHVENMETETKSHVLVTDNDATATGKAGKIRITKHSSFDDKPLEGAHFELWKTNAKREKKQLLRSGVTNKDGQWDFGNIRPGKYLLVETKAPEHFLISPELKAGKLIDVTPQANKTDIQEIKEVNDPNEVVVTKVSKDGRPLSGATFNLLDESKQLAINQAPLVSDEDGQIRLSELKEGTYYLKELSAPSGYIRNDELLPIHITSDKSDALTFTNYQGSVSFDKVDGQTTQPLSGATFDILSLDNPALSIKGVTGDDNGHFNVSGLAPGKYQLVETNAPTGYVLNTKNVSFDIPEHASTEPETISLGQVKNVKGSAKFKKVSEDGHALKGATFRIKTKGTQDVVIDELTGNDQGEFEIEGIAPGEYVLEETQAPTGYIRNTEETPFSIDNKGNGEISITDIGSIVNYKGKITFDKVTETGEKLVGAKFQVVNKETKEVIIKDVESDDKGHYVVEGLAPGDYELEETQAPENYIRNKDVIAFTIPTETNGKPKETHVSDVVNYQGDVHFKKVDETNQPLNHAEFKLSDKNTGKVIKQDIKEVAPGEFTISGLAPGEYVLEETKAPENYILNTEPYEFTIQKDESGKPAVTKIDDIVNYQGSVSFKKTTDQGELLGGAVFSLRDAETKHVVVDSIKETTKGEFTLTHLAPGNYELIETQAPEGYVLNTKPMTFSIDGKQKGQPKQLELDNIVNYQGSVSFSKVDDKGNALSGATFKLFNKDSGEVVNSEITEASKGQFTITDLAPGHYSLEEVTAPTGFIKNTQRIDFTIDNQLEGKPSVVTLDAFTNYQGSLLIKKTSEEGTLLSNAVFELSRIIDGKPQVVATDLTTDLLGQVSVTGLAPGEYVVKEIKAPAGYKLNTQEFTVTIESSYLGMPEQSVISVTDYQGSIQITKTDKEAHLLSGAVFAIRDVLSNQIVKNNLTTDSTGKVMTGQLMPGHYELVETKAPTGFVRNETVLPFDVSFEDNGQPKALELTMINYKGSMLLEKVNASNEPLTGAVFNLLDGATKEVLRENLSVDEKGQLLIEELAPGRYELEETQAPTGYMINKENVEFTISDKSFDQPETIKETFVNYKTQAEFKKTDVDGQPLKDAIFDLYDKATGSKIKENLVSDQTGKIALDNLSPGDYELVETKAPTGYILNTEKISFKVEDSKKGQPEALTLKDVVNYQGTVEFTKVDEAGKGLEGAIFEVLDKDGKTIQENITGDKDGKFVVEHLSPGDYELVETKAPTGYILNTEKISFKVEDSKKGQPEVLTLKDVVNYQETVEFTKVDEAGKGLEGAIFEVLDKDGKTIQENITGDKDGKFVVENLSPGDYELVETKAPTGYILNTEKISFKVEDSEQGQPKVLVLKDVVNYQGTVEFTKVDETGKGLEGAVFEVLDKDGKTVQENITGDKDGKFVVENLSPGDYELVETKAPTGYEKLITAIKFTVSGKENGQVKSVQLENIVNKKIVPKPDTTESSTTESSTTESSTTESSTTESSTIESSTTESSTSEPSTSESTANHTSTMSESNHSNSSSTNKKTNATHLPKAGEDMVKHWVISIIGLMLIASMIVSYKNRQK from the coding sequence ATGAAAAAAATTAAAGAAAAACAATTTGGTTTTTGGATGACGTTAATATTACTCATTCCATATTTTATTCAACCAGTTGTGGCTGTAGCGGAAGGTGTTGATAAAACAGTAAAGGAAACATCAACTAATCTGGTTGATTTTACTTTTCAATCAGCGTCCGATAAGCCAAGTTTATCGTCACTGAAAATAAACATTGATAAAGAATCAACAGAATCAGAAGAGTTATTAATTAAAAGTTCTGAACCACTAAAAAAAGTATCAGTTATAGAAGAACAAAAAGAAGTAACCACTCAAATAGTAGATAGTGGGTTTAATTTGACTTTATCTGGGCAAACAACCAGTTTGATGGATTTTCAATTAGAACCAGTAAATGAGAATGTTGAGAGTTGGACCATTACCCTACCTGATGGTGCAACAAAAGAGATACATCAAGAAATAGAAAAAAATAATACGTCAGCGGGTAATCTTAACGACGTCAAAGAAGAAACAACTGACTTAGGTAAAACGATTAACCAAGCTAAAAAAACACGAGAATTAAGAGAACCAGGTAATATCGAGTCTTTAATTAACGAATTAAATCATGGAAAATCATTAGTTGAAAGCGTATCTATTACATTAGATGATAAACAACCATTACCAAGTGAAGGTATCAGAGCAGACCAACCATTGAGACTTGCCATTAAATGGGCAATTCCTGAAGAAGTCGCACAAGAAATGGTTGCAGGTGATTATTATGAATTTTATTTACCAGAACAACTTCAAGTAACACCAAGAAGTGGCGAGTTAAAAGGCCAAGAGGGTATTGTATTTGGTAACTATACATTAACATCGGATGGAAAAGTTCGGTTTGATTTTAATGATGAGATTTCACAACATGGATTTATTGAAGGAGAATTTATTCATAATCAACAACTAAAAGAAATAACAAAACCTGGTAAGGTAGAAATTCGTTTACCTCATCAAGAATCCTTACCACCAATTGAAGTGATGGTAAAATCAAATATTGATAGTGTGATTGAAAAAAGTGGTCGTCCTGATAAAACATGGGGAGCCAACTTTATTAATTGGGATATTGACATCAATAAATCAATGTCATCTTTAGTTAAACCAGAAGTACAAGATATCTTACCAAAAGGATTAACAAAAGAATCAATCCAAATTGTTCCTTTAGATGTCGATATAGATGGAAATGTGCTAGGTGAAAAAGAGTTAACTTTAACTGAAAATGTCGACTATAAAGTTGAAGGTGATAAAGTCATCTTCTTGAAGGATATAAATGAAGCATACCGAATCAAGTTAAAAACAAAAATCAGTTTAGAAAAGAAAAAAGAAGAAAATGGACGACCAGAGTTTACCAACAAAGCAACCTTAATATTTGATGGAAAAACAAAAGAAGCTGAAGCAACTGTTTCTGCTGATTATCATGAAAACTTAACAAAAACAGGCCCTAAAGAAGTGGGTGATGGTGGTCAACTTTATAGTTGGGGTGTACGGGCAAATTATTTAGAAAATAAATTAGCGAAAGGAACAACAATTAAAGATAGATTTAAAATTTCGAAAGATGCAGGATATGGTATGTCTGTTGTCTCAGACAGTATCGAAGTGCATAAAGTAACATTTGATGAAGATGGAAATGAATCTCTAGGTGACGTATTAGATAAAAGTTTTTACACAGTTGTCGATAAAGGCTCTGAAGGATTTGATATTGAATTAACCTCAGAAATAGATTACGCACTCTATATTAGTTATCAAACAAAAGTGACTGGTTATGTATCAGGAGCAGAGGAACTAGCTAATGATGTATCAATCGATGATTATACAGCGAGTAGTGGTGGTTCTGTTTCCAATCAAAATTTAAGTAAATGGTCTACAGGTGTTAATTATGAAGACAAAACATTAGATTGGCAGTTAGATGTTAACCGTGCAAAATACACAATGAAAAATTACGTTTTAACAGACGAACTTTCACCAGGTCAGACATTAATTGAAGATTCTGTTGAAATAAGAGAAGTTGGTGGAACAGACCCTGTTGTCAATAAAGATTATAAAATTGAGGTAAACGGACAAGAGTTCAAAATTATCTTTTTAGGACAATTAGCCGAAAAAACAGATAAGTATTACCAAATTTACTACAAAACAGCATTTGATTTGTCTAAAGTCGATAAAGGCCATCAAAAAGAAGATGATAATATTTTTTGGAATGAGTCATCTCATGAGTGGACTGACGAAAGTGGGAAGAAACAACAAGCAGACACTGGTGAAATACATGCTGATTTGCAAGATAATTTTAAATTTAATGGTTCTAAACATGTGACATATAATATGAAAGAAAAGTCATATGATTGGATGATTGATGTTAACTTAAATCGCCACATGTTAGTTAATTCGACGATTGAAGATGTGATTGAAGGTCAACACGAGTTGATTGATGATAGTCTAAAAATCTATGAGTTAAAAGTTTATTCGAATAGTACAACAGCAAAAGAAATTGATGTTACATCAAGTGTTGATCACAAAATAATTTCAGAAGGTAAAAACAAACGAATTCAAATTAATTTACCTAAAGACAGCACAAAAGCATATCGAGTAGAATATCAAACAACACATAAAGGGTTATTGGTAACTAAAGGTGGTGTCAAAAACAAAGCTGTTTTTGAAAATGATAAAATAAAACATGAATTATCAGCAAGTATCAAACCGCCATTTGCAGGTAAAACAATTGAAAAAACAGGTGAAGTGAATCCAGAAAATGGGAACGAGATATTATGGGATGCCACAATTAATCCATCTCAATCACATTTAGAAAATGTTGTCATTACAGACAAACCTTCTTCAAATCAAATATTGGATAAAAAATCAATAAAACTTTACTCTACCACTGTTTCAAATCCTTATAATGATGGAACAATTGATAAGGATAAAGAACTGGTACAAGGAAAAGATTTTGATGTTGACATTAAAACCAATGACGTAACGGGAGAACAAATTCTAACGGTTAAACTCATTGGTGAATTAGCAACTATTGATACATCATATATTTTACGTTACGCCACATCATTAAATAATACAACAGATGCATCACAAGTATATGTGTTCAATAATATTAAATTAACAGCTGATCATGTAGAAAATATGGAAACTGAAACCAAAAGTCATGTATTGGTAACAGATAATGATGCAACAGCAACTGGTAAAGCTGGAAAAATCCGTATTACCAAGCATTCATCATTTGATGATAAACCATTAGAAGGTGCGCATTTTGAATTATGGAAAACAAATGCTAAACGTGAGAAAAAACAATTACTACGTTCAGGTGTGACAAATAAAGACGGTCAATGGGATTTTGGTAATATCCGACCAGGAAAATATCTGTTAGTTGAAACAAAAGCACCGGAACATTTCTTGATTAGTCCAGAATTAAAAGCAGGTAAACTGATTGATGTGACACCTCAAGCTAATAAAACAGACATACAAGAAATCAAAGAAGTCAATGATCCAAATGAAGTGGTTGTCACAAAAGTATCTAAAGATGGCAGGCCATTATCAGGAGCAACATTTAATTTACTTGATGAATCAAAACAATTGGCTATTAACCAAGCACCTCTTGTATCTGATGAAGATGGACAAATTCGTTTAAGCGAGTTAAAAGAAGGTACATATTACTTAAAAGAGTTATCAGCTCCATCAGGATATATTAGAAATGATGAATTATTACCAATTCATATTACCTCAGATAAAAGTGATGCTTTAACATTTACTAATTATCAAGGTAGTGTGTCATTTGATAAAGTTGATGGTCAAACAACACAACCATTGTCAGGTGCAACATTTGATATTTTATCATTAGATAATCCAGCATTATCTATAAAAGGTGTGACTGGAGACGATAATGGGCATTTTAATGTGAGTGGTTTAGCTCCAGGGAAATATCAATTAGTCGAAACAAATGCACCGACTGGATATGTGCTAAATACTAAAAATGTGTCATTTGACATTCCAGAGCACGCATCAACTGAACCAGAAACAATAAGCTTAGGACAAGTGAAAAATGTTAAAGGATCAGCTAAGTTTAAAAAAGTATCAGAAGATGGTCATGCATTAAAAGGTGCAACTTTTAGAATTAAAACTAAAGGCACTCAAGATGTTGTGATAGATGAATTGACAGGTAATGACCAAGGTGAATTTGAGATAGAAGGTATTGCTCCTGGTGAGTATGTGTTAGAAGAAACGCAAGCACCAACAGGCTATATCAGAAATACAGAAGAAACACCATTCTCGATTGATAATAAGGGCAATGGAGAAATCAGCATAACCGATATTGGAAGTATCGTGAATTACAAAGGTAAAATAACATTTGACAAAGTAACGGAAACTGGCGAAAAATTAGTTGGAGCCAAATTCCAAGTAGTAAATAAAGAAACAAAAGAAGTTATCATAAAAGATGTTGAATCAGATGATAAAGGCCATTATGTTGTAGAAGGATTAGCTCCAGGAGATTATGAATTAGAAGAAACGCAAGCGCCTGAAAACTATATCCGAAACAAAGATGTTATCGCCTTTACTATTCCTACAGAAACAAATGGAAAACCAAAAGAAACTCATGTATCAGATGTTGTGAACTATCAAGGGGACGTTCATTTCAAAAAAGTTGATGAGACAAATCAACCACTAAATCACGCCGAATTCAAATTAAGTGATAAAAACACAGGAAAAGTCATTAAACAAGATATTAAAGAAGTAGCACCAGGTGAATTTACAATTAGTGGATTAGCACCAGGTGAGTATGTGTTAGAAGAAACAAAAGCACCAGAAAATTATATTTTAAATACAGAACCTTATGAATTTACGATTCAAAAAGACGAGTCTGGTAAACCTGCTGTAACTAAAATTGATGATATCGTAAATTATCAAGGTAGTGTCTCATTTAAGAAAACAACCGATCAAGGTGAGTTATTAGGTGGTGCGGTATTCTCATTAAGAGATGCTGAAACAAAACATGTTGTAGTAGATTCTATTAAAGAAACAACTAAAGGTGAATTTACGTTAACTCACTTAGCCCCAGGAAATTATGAGTTAATTGAAACCCAAGCACCTGAAGGCTATGTGTTAAATACTAAGCCAATGACGTTTAGCATTGATGGTAAACAAAAAGGTCAACCAAAACAATTAGAATTAGATAATATTGTAAACTATCAAGGTAGTGTGTCATTTTCTAAAGTAGATGACAAAGGTAACGCACTTTCTGGCGCTACATTTAAATTGTTTAATAAAGATTCAGGTGAAGTTGTCAATAGTGAGATTACTGAGGCAAGTAAAGGACAATTTACTATTACTGATTTAGCACCAGGTCATTACTCATTAGAAGAAGTGACAGCTCCAACTGGATTTATTAAAAATACTCAGCGTATTGATTTTACAATAGACAATCAATTAGAAGGTAAACCAAGTGTTGTTACACTAGACGCGTTTACTAATTATCAAGGTAGTTTATTAATTAAGAAAACGAGCGAAGAAGGAACATTACTTTCAAATGCTGTCTTTGAGTTAAGTCGTATTATTGATGGCAAACCACAAGTTGTGGCGACAGATTTAACAACAGATTTATTAGGACAAGTATCTGTAACTGGACTAGCTCCAGGTGAATATGTTGTGAAAGAAATTAAAGCACCAGCTGGATATAAATTAAATACACAAGAGTTTACTGTCACTATTGAAAGTAGTTATTTAGGTATGCCAGAACAGTCTGTCATATCAGTTACTGATTATCAAGGTAGTATTCAAATAACTAAAACGGATAAAGAAGCACATTTATTATCAGGTGCAGTATTTGCCATAAGAGATGTTCTTTCTAATCAAATCGTGAAAAATAATCTAACAACAGATAGTACAGGTAAAGTCATGACTGGACAATTAATGCCAGGTCATTATGAATTAGTTGAAACCAAAGCACCAACAGGATTTGTGAGAAATGAAACAGTGTTACCTTTTGATGTGTCATTTGAAGATAATGGACAACCAAAAGCATTAGAATTAACGATGATTAACTACAAAGGAAGTATGTTACTTGAAAAAGTAAATGCCTCTAATGAACCATTAACTGGTGCTGTATTTAATTTACTTGATGGAGCGACAAAAGAAGTTTTAAGAGAAAATCTTTCAGTAGATGAAAAAGGACAACTTTTAATTGAAGAATTAGCACCAGGTCGTTATGAATTAGAAGAAACACAGGCACCAACAGGTTACATGATCAATAAAGAAAATGTAGAGTTTACTATTTCTGATAAATCATTTGATCAACCAGAAACTATAAAAGAAACATTTGTAAATTATAAAACTCAAGCAGAATTTAAAAAGACAGATGTAGATGGTCAACCTTTAAAAGATGCGATATTTGATTTATATGATAAAGCAACTGGATCAAAAATTAAGGAAAATCTTGTGTCAGATCAAACTGGTAAAATAGCTTTAGATAACTTATCACCAGGTGACTATGAATTAGTTGAAACCAAAGCGCCGACAGGTTACATCTTAAATACTGAGAAAATCTCATTTAAAGTAGAAGATAGCAAAAAAGGTCAACCAGAAGCTCTAACATTAAAAGATGTCGTGAACTATCAAGGGACTGTTGAATTTACTAAAGTGGATGAAGCAGGTAAAGGCTTAGAAGGCGCAATCTTTGAAGTATTGGATAAAGATGGCAAAACAATTCAAGAAAACATTACAGGTGATAAAGACGGTAAATTTGTAGTCGAACACTTATCACCAGGTGACTATGAATTAGTTGAAACCAAAGCGCCGACAGGTTATATCTTAAATACTGAGAAAATCTCATTTAAAGTAGAAGATAGCAAAAAAGGTCAACCAGAAGTTCTAACATTAAAAGATGTCGTGAACTATCAAGAAACTGTTGAATTTACTAAAGTGGATGAAGCAGGTAAAGGTTTAGAAGGCGCAATCTTTGAAGTATTGGATAAAGATGGCAAAACAATTCAAGAAAACATTACAGGTGATAAAGACGGTAAATTTGTAGTTGAAAATCTATCACCAGGCGACTATGAATTAGTTGAAACCAAAGCGCCGACAGGTTATATCTTAAATACTGAGAAAATCTCATTTAAAGTAGAAGATAGCGAACAAGGTCAACCAAAAGTTCTAGTATTAAAAGATGTCGTGAACTATCAAGGAACTGTTGAATTTACTAAAGTGGATGAAACAGGAAAAGGTTTAGAAGGCGCAGTATTTGAAGTATTGGATAAAGATGGCAAAACAGTTCAAGAAAACATTACAGGTGATAAAGACGGTAAATTTGTAGTTGAAAATCTATCACCAGGCGACTATGAATTAGTTGAAACCAAAGCGCCGACAGGTTATGAAAAATTAATAACAGCTATTAAATTTACAGTGAGTGGAAAAGAAAATGGACAAGTAAAATCGGTCCAATTGGAAAATATTGTAAATAAAAAAATTGTACCTAAACCAGATACAACAGAATCAAGTACGACAGAATCAAGTACGACAGAATCAAGTACGACAGAATCAAGTACAACAGAATCAAGTACGATAGAATCAAGTACAACAGAATCAAGTACGAGCGAACCAAGCACAAGTGAGTCAACTGCTAATCATACATCAACTATGAGTGAAAGTAATCATTCTAATAGTTCTAGCACTAACAAAAAAACAAATGCTACACATTTACCAAAAGCAGGTGAAGATATGGTGAAACATTGGGTTATTTCTATTATTGGTCTCATGTTAATCGCGAGTATGATAGTCTCTTATAAAAATCGACAAAAATAG
- a CDS encoding flotillin family protein, translated as MFVAIGLVAFILVMLLIVFVSKYQTAKPDEALIISGSYLGNKNVHADNEGNRVKIVRGGGAFVLPVFQRSNRLSLLSSKLDVSTPDVYTEQGVPVMADGTSIIKIGSSVEEIATAAEQFLGKTREELENEAREVLEGHLRSILGSMTVEEIYQNRDKFSQSVQEVASVDLAKMGLVIVSFTIKEVRDKNGYLDSLGKPRIAQVKRDAEIAEAEASKETRIKKAQAEKESQEAELQRQTEIAEATKEKELKLAAYKQEQDIAKAKADQAYNLESAKAQQHVIEQEMEVKVIERQKQIELEEKEIQRRERQYDSEVKKKADADRYAKEQEALAEKATEVAEAEAQQFKVEAMAKANATQLRMEGQAEADAILAIGEAEAKAKEQIAEAFKQYGEAAVMSMIIEILPELVKQAAQPLGNIEKISVVDTGQGGENSGANRVTNYATNLLASTQETLKETTGLNVKEMLESFVATKSE; from the coding sequence ATGTTTGTAGCCATTGGGTTAGTTGCGTTTATTTTAGTGATGTTGTTGATTGTGTTTGTTTCAAAATATCAAACAGCTAAACCAGATGAGGCATTGATTATTAGTGGGAGCTATTTAGGAAATAAAAATGTCCATGCTGACAATGAAGGAAATCGTGTCAAAATTGTACGTGGTGGTGGAGCATTTGTTTTACCAGTTTTCCAAAGAAGCAATCGTTTAAGTCTTTTATCAAGTAAATTAGATGTCTCAACACCAGATGTTTATACTGAACAAGGTGTACCAGTTATGGCAGATGGAACATCTATTATTAAAATTGGCTCATCAGTTGAAGAAATCGCAACTGCAGCGGAACAATTTTTAGGAAAAACACGTGAAGAATTAGAAAATGAAGCACGTGAAGTGTTAGAAGGACATTTACGTTCTATTTTAGGTTCAATGACAGTGGAAGAGATTTATCAAAACCGAGATAAGTTCTCTCAAAGTGTGCAAGAAGTAGCCAGTGTAGACTTAGCTAAAATGGGACTTGTGATTGTATCATTTACTATTAAAGAAGTACGTGATAAAAATGGTTACCTAGATTCATTAGGAAAACCTCGTATTGCTCAAGTAAAACGTGATGCTGAAATTGCCGAAGCTGAAGCAAGTAAAGAAACACGTATTAAAAAAGCTCAAGCAGAAAAAGAATCACAAGAAGCAGAGTTACAACGTCAGACAGAAATCGCTGAAGCGACTAAAGAAAAAGAATTAAAATTAGCAGCCTATAAACAAGAGCAAGATATTGCAAAAGCCAAAGCGGACCAAGCTTATAACTTAGAAAGTGCCAAAGCACAACAACACGTTATCGAGCAAGAGATGGAAGTTAAAGTCATTGAACGTCAAAAACAAATTGAATTAGAAGAAAAAGAAATTCAACGTCGTGAACGACAATACGACTCAGAAGTGAAGAAAAAAGCTGACGCTGATCGTTACGCTAAAGAACAAGAAGCCTTAGCAGAAAAAGCAACTGAAGTAGCTGAAGCTGAAGCACAACAATTTAAAGTAGAGGCAATGGCTAAAGCAAATGCCACTCAACTTAGAATGGAAGGTCAAGCTGAAGCGGATGCTATCTTAGCGATTGGTGAGGCCGAAGCCAAAGCGAAAGAACAAATCGCTGAAGCATTCAAACAGTACGGGGAAGCTGCTGTTATGAGTATGATTATTGAAATCTTACCTGAATTAGTGAAACAAGCAGCACAACCATTAGGAAATATTGAGAAAATTTCTGTTGTGGATACTGGTCAAGGTGGAGAAAATAGTGGGGCCAACCGTGTTACAAATTATGCAACCAATCTTTTAGCTTCTACTCAAGAAACACTAAAAGAAACAACAGGATTAAATGTTAAAGAGATGTTAGAGTCATTTGTAGCAACAAAAAGTGAATAG